The segment AGTTTCTCCGCGACGACGCGCGGATCGTCTGCGCCACGATCGCGTTCGGCATGGGCATCAACAAACCGAACGTCCGCTGGGTCATCCACCACGACCTGCCCAAGAACATCGAGGGTTATTATCAGGAGACCGGTCGCGCCGGCCGCGACGGACTGCCGGGCGACTGCCTGCTGCTGTTCAGCGCCGGCGACATCGCCAAGCAGCTCCATTTCCTCGACGAGATCACTGACGAACAGGAACAGCAGATCGCGCGCACGCAGCTCCGGAAAATCGTCCACTACGCCGAGAGCGCCGGCTGCCGTCGCGCCGAGTTGCTGGCGTATTTCGGCGAAACCTTCGGCGTGGACAACTGCGGCGCGTGCGACAACTGCCTCGAGCCGCGCGAAACCTACGACGGCACGCTCGTCGCGCAGAAACTTCTCTCGTGCGTTTACCGGATTCAGCAGAATAGCGGATTCAGCGTCGGCCTGAATCACCTCATCGAGGTGCTCACCGGCGCCGACACCGACAAGATCCGCCGCTGGGGCCACGACCGACTCACCACCTATGGCATCGGCGCCGAGCTCTCGCGTTCGCAATGGGCTGCCGTCGGGCGGGAGCTGACGCGGCTCGGCCTGCTCACCGTCGCCGAGGGCGAATACGCCACGCTCGCACTGACACGGGACGGGCTGACGGCACTCGTGCAGCGCACGCCGATCACGCTCACGAAGCCCATGGACACGCCGAAAGCGAAACGCGTCAGCCGGCGCGAGGGCGAAGTCGCATGCGACGAAATCCTTTTCACCCGGCTGCGTGGTCTGCGCAAACAACTCGCCGACGAGCGCCGCGTGCCCGCCTACATCGTTTTTGGCGACACCACGCTCCGCGCGATGGCGCGTTACTATCCGCAATCGCTCGACGCGATGGAGGGCATTCCCGGCATGGGCGAGAAGAAGCGCGCCGAGTTTGGCGCGCGGTTCGCCGCGGAAATCGCCGCCTACCTCCAGACCAATTCGAGGCAGTCGTTTGGGTGAGGGAACCCACGGCTTCCGGTTTGCAGCTCGATTCGTAGGGGCGTCGCTTGCGACGCCCGCGAGGTCGCCAAGGTAGGGCGCTCACTCCGTGAGCGCCGCGAATCTCCGGCGACATCCCGGCGGGCAGCGGAATGCCCGCCCTACCTCCGCAAACCGCTCCACCTTTTCATGCTCCAGGCTCTCAGCTCTGGACTCTAGACTCTAGGCTCTGGACTGCACTCCAGACTCGCTTGCCAACGCTCTGGTAACCGCCACCGTCTTTTCCCGCCATGCACACATCCCACGGACTAGGCACCAAGGCGCTCCACGCCGGCCAGCAACCCGATCCCACCACCGGCTCCCGCGCCGTTCCGCTCTACCAAACCACCAGCTACGTCTTCCGCGACACCGAGCACGCCGCGAACCTTTTTGCGCTGAAGGAGCTCGGCAACATCTACACGCGGATCATGAACCCGACGACCGACGTGTTCGAGCAACGCGTCGCCGCGCTCGAGGGCGGTTCCGGCGCGCTCGCGCACAGCTCGGGTCAGTCCGCGATCACCGACTCCATTTTCAATGTCGCCGGCGCTGGCGATCACATCGTCTCCGTCGCCCAGCTCTATGGCGGCACTTACAATCTCTTCCACTACACCCTGCCGCGGCTCGGCATCGAGGTGTCGTTCGTCGACGCCGATGATCCGGACAGTTTTCGCCGCGCGCTCCGGCCAAACACCAAGGCCTTTTACGGGGAAGGCCTCGGCAATCCGGCGCTCAACATTTTCCCGTTCGAGGAGGTCGCCAAGATCGCACGGGAGGCCGGCGTGCCGCTGATCATCGACAACACCTGCCTCTCGCCGATGCTCAACCGGCCCTTCGAGTGGGGCGCCAACATCGTCGTGCACTCGAGCACGAAATACATCGGCGGCCACGGCACGTCGATCGGCGGCATCGTCGTCGACGGCGGCAATTTCGACTGGGGCTCCGGCCGCTTCCCAGGATTCACCACAGCTGATGCGTCCTACCACGGACTAGTGCACTGGGACGCCTTCAAGAGCTTCCCGCCGGCCGGTGGCGCGAACGTCGCCTACATCCTGAAAATGCGGCTGCAGCTGCTGCGCGATATCGGCGCCTGCATTTCGCCGTTTAACTCCTTCATGATGCTGCAGGGGCTGGAAACACTGCATCTGCGCATGCCGCGGATCAGCGAGAACGCGCTCAAGATCGCCGAGTTCCTGTCGCAGCACGACCGCGTCACCTGGGTCAACTATCCCGGGCTGAAGACGAGCCCCAATCACGCCGCGGCGAAGAAATATCTCAACGGCGGATTCGGCGGCCTGCTCGGCTTCGGCGTCAAGGGCGGGTTCGAAGGCGGCCGCAAGCTCATGGAATCGCTCAAGCTCTTCTCGCATCTCGCCAACATTGGCGACTCGAAGTCGCTCGCGATCCATCCGGCGAGCACGACGCACAGCCAGCTCAATGCCGATGAGCAGGAAGCCGCCGGAGTGAAGCCCGACTACATCCGGCTCTCGCTCGGCACGGAGGACTACGCCGATCTGCAGGCCGACATCGAGCAGGCGCTCGCGAAGGTCTGACGCCTCCGCCACGCTCGTTTCCTGGAGCCGCGACGCCCTCGTCGCGGCTTTTTCTTTCGGGGACCTACACCGCGCTCATGAATGCGTTCTCGGCCACCCGAGATACCGCGGCACCCGCGCCCGATGTTCCCGCCACGCATCGCCGAACCGCTGCTCGAGGAAACGTTCCTCAGCGAGCGCGATCCGGTGATGCAGCAGAACTGTCAGCGCGGCCGAAATCAGCACCACCGGATGCGGGCAGTAGAGGCAGCCGGCAGCAGCGGCGAGAAACAGCGCCACGTAAAGCGGGTGCCGGCTCAACCGATAGATTCCGCCTGTCTTCAGTTCGGTCGCTTCCTTCGGCAGCCCCACCCGCAACGACGCGCCCAACGCGCGGGCACCGAGAATCAACAGCATCACCGCCGCCATCGCGAGCCCGAGCGCCACCATTCTCCCGCCCGGCACCGGCGCACGCAGGCGAAATCCGGCGAGCTGCATCAGCGGCGGCACGATCGCGCCAAAAATTGCCGCCTTCGCGAGCAAAAACAGCACCGGGTGAATCGGCGGCGTGCCGAGCAGTCCCGGTGAACGTTTTTCTTCGCGGCCCATCGCATCGCTCCGTTCGTGCGCTGCGCCGCCTCTCACACCACCGGCCGTCGCCGGTAGAATAGCAGTCCGGGCATCGCAAGCCCGACCGCGAGCGCGCCGATCACGAAGAACGCGCGCAGCCCGGAGTTGATCGCTTGCGACAGCAGTGCATCCGTCGCGCCGTGCTGCTGGATCAGCTGGATCGTGATCAACGTCGTGAACAGCGGCACGCCCGGAATCATCGGGATCACCGCCGCGACCGTGAATACCTTCGGATGCGCCCGCAGCCGCGGCGCATCCCACACGCCAAGGAAGCTCACCGCCGACGCCGCGATCAGGGTCGCGAGTTCCACCGGCACGCCGGCGCGCTGCAGCAGAAACCGCAGCCCGTGCCCGATCGCGCCCAGCACCGCGCAATGCCACAGCACGCCGCGGGGAACGTTGAACAACATGCCGAACCCGATCGCCGGCACCGCGGCCAATGCCATGTCCTGCAGCAGCTCGAGGAGAATCATGACAGCCACCCCCACACGCCCCAGATGCTCATCGCCGCCACGATCCCGAGGCAGGTCGCACCTGACAGCAGCAACGCGAACATCCCCCGCGAGATTCCCGTGTTGATGTAGCCTTTCACCATGTCCGAGACCGCGTTGATCAGCGGATAACCGGGCACGAGCAGAAGCACGCTCGCCGCCATCGCCGCCTTCGGTGTTCGACTCAGCTCATACGCGAAGCCCACCACCGTGATCGACGTCGCCACGAACGCCGTGAGAAAAAACACCACCAGCGGACTGAAATGTCGTGCGGCGAGCTGTTGTCGGGCGGCCATCGCGACGGAGCTCGCCACGGCCACGAGCGCGCAACCCGCCCAATCCGACGCACTCAACCGCGCGAAGCACGCGCAGGACAACCCGACCGCGACCGCGACCAGCCACCGCGGATGATGGACCGGCTCGAGCGCAAGCAAGCGCTGACGGTAGTGCACGCGATCGATCTTCCCCTCCTCCGCCTCGAGCACCAGCCGCTGCACCTCCATCACGGTGTGCATGTTGATTCCGCGATCCTCGTTGCGGCGCACCGTCGTCTTGCTCCGGCCGCTGATCCGCACGGTCACCGTGACCGCATTCGCCATCAATGCGACCTCCACGCGTTCCGCTCCCAGCGCCAGCCCAACCCGGCGCGCGAGCGATTCAACCAGCGCGCTTTCCGCTCCATGCTGCAACAGCTTCAACGCCGTCTCCGCGCAGAGCGGAGCCAGGTCGATGGGCTCCGGAGGAGGGAGTGGTGACGTGCTCATCAGGATCGTGGTGGCCGCGCGTTTCACACCGCGCTCCAGGTAAACTCATTCCGAGCGCTGCGAATAATCCAGCCAACTCTTTTGGTCCGTAGGCGATTTTCCGCGGCTCATACCTCCGCAGCGCCCCGCCGGCCGCCCTTCCGGCGAATGTTCGTAATATGATCATTCGCCCAGCCACCCGCGACGACGCGCGGCGAGCGGCAGCTCAGCCGAAACCCGACGAAAAGTCGTGAACGATCGCGCGTTCGCGGGCCTACAGCCCCAGATACCGCCGCACCGGCGCAAGATCCAGGTGCTCGGCAATGTGATCGGCCATGGCGCGATATACGTCCTGACGTTTCTCGCCCCACAACCTCGCCGCCGGCCGGTGCGCGACGAGGCCGGCCGCCTGCGCCACCTTCGCGCGCAAGCGCGGCGATTCGAACCAGCCGTGCAGATACGTGCCCCAAACGCGACCGCGTCGCACGCCTTCTGCGCGCGGTTGTCCATTCTCCTCGACGATGTGCAGCGGCTCGATCTCCGCCGTCGACGCCGTCCGCCCCATGTGAATCTCGTAAGCGCACCAGCGCTCGCCATCGCACTGCGCCATCACGGGGCGAACGATTTTGGGGGCGCGAAACTCCGTGCGCACCGGCAGCAGTCCGAGTCCGGGCTCGTCGCCCACGTCACCCGCCACCCCGCTCGGATCGCTCAGTCGCTCGCCGAGCAATTGATATCCTCCACACACGCCGATCACGAGTGTCCCCCGCTCCGCCGCGGCGAGGATCGCCCGATCCAACCCGCGTGCGCGCAACCAGCGCAGATCCGCCAGCGTGTTTTTAGTGCCGGGCAAAATGATCGCTCGAGCCGAGCCGAGCACCGCGGGATCCGCCGTCCATCGCGTGCGCACGCCGGCATCGTCCCACCACGGCTGGCAATCGCTGAGATTCGCGGCGTGCGGCAGCCGCACCCACGCGATCGTGTCGCCTTCGCCGCGGTCCTCGTCTTCGGCGCGCAGCCCGTCCTCCTCCTCCGGCTGCAGGTCCGGCCGGAAAGGTACGGTGCCAAGCACCGGCAATCCCGACGCGTGCGGCGCGAGCCAGTCCGCCGGATTCGGGAACAGCCCAATGTCGCCGCGAAACCGGTTAACGATCGCGCCGAGTCCGCGCGCGCGATCCTCGGCCGGCAGCAGGTTCCACGTGCCGGCGAGCTGCGCGTAAATTCCGCCGCGATCGATGTCGCCCACAAGCAGCCACCGTCCATCCAGCTGCCGGATCGGCCGCAGGTTCACGAGATCGCGATCCATCAGGTTCAACTCGACCGGACTGCCCGCGCCTTCGAGCACCAACACGTCACAGCGCGATTTCCAACCCTCCAACACGTCGCGCACCAGCGCCCAGTTGCGCTCGAAATCGCGGTAGTAGTCGCGTCCGCTCTGATGCGGCTGCGCGCGGCCGAGCAACACGACCTGCGAGCCCATCGGTCCGCTCGGTTTCAGCAAGATTGGGTTCATCTCCACGCACGGCGTCAGCCCGCACGCCTCCGCCTGCACGACCTGCGCCCGCGCGATCTCGCCGCCGTCCGGCGTCACCGACGCGTTGTTCGACATGTTCTGCGCCTTGAACGGCGCCACGCGCACGCCCTCGCGCCGCAGCCACGCGCACAGCGCCGTGGCCATCCACGTTTTCCCTGCGCCCGACGATGTGCCGAGAACCGCCAGCGCTTTCATCGCGGCCCGTGGTAGGGCGGGTTGTCCTCAACCCGCCGCGTGTTTCGACAATTCCGGCGCGGGCGCGGCGCGTTAAGGATAACGCGCCCTGCCCTTGCCGATTCTGCTTCCACACAACTCATGGTAGCTCGATCGACAGTCCCGGGGCGGTTCGCGCCCGCACGCCGAACACTTCGCGCAGCAACTCCGGCGTGAGTACCTGCTCGGGCTTGCCCGCCGCGCGCAATCGCCCTTCGTGCAGCACCACGACCACGTCGAGGCAGTGCGCCACGCGCAGATCATGGAGCGAAAACAGCATCGTCCCACCGGCGTTCGCCAGCTCGCGGCCGAGCATCAACACCTCCAGCGCATGCCGCGGGTCCAGCGGCGCCAACGGCTC is part of the Opitutus terrae PB90-1 genome and harbors:
- a CDS encoding methyltransferase family protein is translated as MGREEKRSPGLLGTPPIHPVLFLLAKAAIFGAIVPPLMQLAGFRLRAPVPGGRMVALGLAMAAVMLLILGARALGASLRVGLPKEATELKTGGIYRLSRHPLYVALFLAAAAGCLYCPHPVVLISAALTVLLHHRIALAEERFLEQRFGDAWREHRARVPRYLGWPRTHS
- a CDS encoding threonine/serine exporter family protein; its protein translation is MILLELLQDMALAAVPAIGFGMLFNVPRGVLWHCAVLGAIGHGLRFLLQRAGVPVELATLIAASAVSFLGVWDAPRLRAHPKVFTVAAVIPMIPGVPLFTTLITIQLIQQHGATDALLSQAINSGLRAFFVIGALAVGLAMPGLLFYRRRPVV
- a CDS encoding cobyric acid synthase is translated as MKALAVLGTSSGAGKTWMATALCAWLRREGVRVAPFKAQNMSNNASVTPDGGEIARAQVVQAEACGLTPCVEMNPILLKPSGPMGSQVVLLGRAQPHQSGRDYYRDFERNWALVRDVLEGWKSRCDVLVLEGAGSPVELNLMDRDLVNLRPIRQLDGRWLLVGDIDRGGIYAQLAGTWNLLPAEDRARGLGAIVNRFRGDIGLFPNPADWLAPHASGLPVLGTVPFRPDLQPEEEDGLRAEDEDRGEGDTIAWVRLPHAANLSDCQPWWDDAGVRTRWTADPAVLGSARAIILPGTKNTLADLRWLRARGLDRAILAAAERGTLVIGVCGGYQLLGERLSDPSGVAGDVGDEPGLGLLPVRTEFRAPKIVRPVMAQCDGERWCAYEIHMGRTASTAEIEPLHIVEENGQPRAEGVRRGRVWGTYLHGWFESPRLRAKVAQAAGLVAHRPAARLWGEKRQDVYRAMADHIAEHLDLAPVRRYLGL
- the recQ gene encoding DNA helicase RecQ, which translates into the protein MPLAPDDLDLTLKRTFGYGSFRPLQREIIAATLAGQDVFALLPTGGGKSLCFQLPALVRPGLTVVVSPLIALMKDQVDALQASGVAATFLNSTLDADESRRRLRGLHQGEFKLLYVAPERLMLNGWQDNLRAWQIACLAIDEAHCISEWGHDFRPEYRQLAKLRRALPDVPAMALTATATTRVRADIIEHLKLREPAVFVASFNRPNLTYRVIPKDQPLKQIIDFVRKREDESGIIYCASRAAAERLAESLAGRGFSAKPYHAGLTADERTRHQEEFLRDDARIVCATIAFGMGINKPNVRWVIHHDLPKNIEGYYQETGRAGRDGLPGDCLLLFSAGDIAKQLHFLDEITDEQEQQIARTQLRKIVHYAESAGCRRAELLAYFGETFGVDNCGACDNCLEPRETYDGTLVAQKLLSCVYRIQQNSGFSVGLNHLIEVLTGADTDKIRRWGHDRLTTYGIGAELSRSQWAAVGRELTRLGLLTVAEGEYATLALTRDGLTALVQRTPITLTKPMDTPKAKRVSRREGEVACDEILFTRLRGLRKQLADERRVPAYIVFGDTTLRAMARYYPQSLDAMEGIPGMGEKKRAEFGARFAAEIAAYLQTNSRQSFG
- a CDS encoding threonine/serine ThrE exporter family protein, with protein sequence MSTSPLPPPEPIDLAPLCAETALKLLQHGAESALVESLARRVGLALGAERVEVALMANAVTVTVRISGRSKTTVRRNEDRGINMHTVMEVQRLVLEAEEGKIDRVHYRQRLLALEPVHHPRWLVAVAVGLSCACFARLSASDWAGCALVAVASSVAMAARQQLAARHFSPLVVFFLTAFVATSITVVGFAYELSRTPKAAMAASVLLLVPGYPLINAVSDMVKGYINTGISRGMFALLLSGATCLGIVAAMSIWGVWGWLS
- a CDS encoding O-acetylhomoserine aminocarboxypropyltransferase/cysteine synthase family protein yields the protein MHTSHGLGTKALHAGQQPDPTTGSRAVPLYQTTSYVFRDTEHAANLFALKELGNIYTRIMNPTTDVFEQRVAALEGGSGALAHSSGQSAITDSIFNVAGAGDHIVSVAQLYGGTYNLFHYTLPRLGIEVSFVDADDPDSFRRALRPNTKAFYGEGLGNPALNIFPFEEVAKIAREAGVPLIIDNTCLSPMLNRPFEWGANIVVHSSTKYIGGHGTSIGGIVVDGGNFDWGSGRFPGFTTADASYHGLVHWDAFKSFPPAGGANVAYILKMRLQLLRDIGACISPFNSFMMLQGLETLHLRMPRISENALKIAEFLSQHDRVTWVNYPGLKTSPNHAAAKKYLNGGFGGLLGFGVKGGFEGGRKLMESLKLFSHLANIGDSKSLAIHPASTTHSQLNADEQEAAGVKPDYIRLSLGTEDYADLQADIEQALAKV